Proteins from a single region of Thermoleophilaceae bacterium:
- a CDS encoding M28 family peptidase, protein MGSAVSSVRGAIERLASIQRGSCSPGEHEAAEWLAARLREVGAEARVERERVHGTYWWPLGITSALGLAGAVLARRGRARSGAALAALGTLAVFDDLDVGPRVLRRLLPKQVAANVVAETGDRDAALTLVFVSHHDAAHSGFFFNPAVASALARFTGLGSGGEGRFAPPPMAPIAAAPAFVALGAISGLRWLRLLGSLMCTGIIGSFIDMAVRSAVPGANDNASGVATLLGVARRLSERPPEGVTVLCVSTGAEESLMEGMRAFAARHFAQLSPERTAVVCVDTVGSAHLVLAGAEGLLRVREYDAELSGLIAACADRLGVPLRRGGRMRFATDGYVALRHGLPAALLTSVNDAGTPSDYHWHTDTPDRLDYGQIEAAVALCEELVRALSSESRAAPPAPQPSAAHP, encoded by the coding sequence ATGGGAAGCGCCGTCTCCTCAGTGCGAGGCGCGATCGAGCGGCTTGCGAGCATCCAGCGCGGCTCCTGCTCGCCGGGCGAGCATGAGGCGGCGGAATGGCTCGCGGCGCGGCTGCGCGAGGTTGGCGCGGAGGCGCGGGTGGAGCGCGAGCGCGTGCATGGCACGTACTGGTGGCCGCTCGGCATCACATCGGCACTGGGCCTGGCGGGAGCGGTGCTGGCCCGGCGCGGCCGCGCTCGTTCCGGCGCCGCGCTCGCGGCACTTGGCACGTTGGCGGTGTTCGACGACCTCGACGTCGGCCCGCGCGTGCTGCGGCGCCTCCTGCCCAAGCAGGTGGCGGCGAACGTGGTGGCCGAGACGGGCGACCGCGACGCGGCGCTCACGCTCGTGTTCGTCTCCCACCATGACGCCGCGCACAGCGGCTTCTTCTTCAACCCGGCGGTGGCCTCCGCGCTCGCGCGCTTCACGGGGCTCGGCTCGGGCGGCGAGGGCCGCTTTGCGCCGCCGCCGATGGCGCCGATCGCCGCTGCGCCCGCGTTCGTTGCCCTGGGCGCGATCAGCGGCCTGCGCTGGCTGCGGCTGCTCGGCTCGCTGATGTGCACCGGGATCATCGGCTCGTTCATCGACATGGCTGTGCGCTCGGCCGTACCTGGCGCGAACGACAACGCCTCGGGCGTGGCCACGCTGCTCGGCGTCGCGCGGCGGCTGAGCGAGCGGCCGCCGGAGGGGGTGACGGTGCTGTGCGTGTCCACGGGGGCCGAGGAGTCGCTGATGGAGGGAATGCGCGCGTTCGCCGCGCGGCACTTCGCGCAGCTCTCGCCCGAGCGGACCGCGGTGGTGTGCGTGGACACCGTCGGCTCGGCGCACCTCGTGCTCGCGGGGGCCGAGGGGCTGCTGCGCGTGCGCGAGTACGACGCCGAGCTCTCAGGCCTCATCGCCGCGTGCGCGGACCGGCTGGGCGTGCCGCTGCGCCGCGGCGGGCGGATGCGGTTCGCCACCGACGGCTACGTCGCGCTCCGGCACGGCCTGCCGGCTGCGCTGCTCACCTCCGTGAACGACGCCGGCACCCCCTCCGACTACCACTGGCACACGGACACGCCGGACCGCCTCGACTACGGGCAGATCGAGGCTGCCGTGGCGCTCTGCGAAGAGCTGGTCCGGGCCCTCAGCTCGGAATCTCGCGCCGCTCCACCAGCTCCGCAGCCGAGCGCGGCGCATCCTTGA